From Sceloporus undulatus isolate JIND9_A2432 ecotype Alabama chromosome 6, SceUnd_v1.1, whole genome shotgun sequence, one genomic window encodes:
- the LOC121934905 gene encoding keratin, type I cytoskeletal 9-like — MRKTWVTWTWIFMLLVALFSEAAFGRRGGGRGGGSSKGRGSGTSSSSASRGGFHALPRKSTSSGQSQPGGSGSSSGRGAKMAGAAAVGAAVGYGLSSLGRPRYSRGGGYGSSSASKPVAQPGFQNPNWSDPMMESEVYSQASKEPCGVTLLTFSPVICGVTYLLAQG; from the coding sequence ATGAGGAAGACCTGGGTCACCTGGACCTGGATCTTCATGCTCCTGGTGGCCCTTTTCAGTGAAGCCGCCTTTGGCCGCAGAGGCGGAGGTCGAGGGGGCGGCAGCAGCAAAGGACGAGGGTCCGGGACTTCTTCTTCATCAGCTTCCCGTGGTGGTTTCCATGCCCTGCCAAGGAAGAGCACCAGCAGTGGCCAAAGCCAACCGGGCGGCTCCGGCAGCAGCAGCGGTCGCGGGGCAAAGATGGCAGGGGCAGCTGCAGTTGGGGCTGCGGTGGGCTATGGCCTCAGCTCCCTTGGCAGACCCCGCTATTCCCGGGGAGGAGGGTATGGCTCCTCGTCGGCCAGCAAACCAGTGGCCCAGCCTGGCTTCCAGAACCCCAACTGGTCCGACCCCATGATGGAAAGCGAGGTCTACAGCCAAGCGTCCAAGGAGCCCTGTGGGGTGACCCTCCTCACCTTCTCCCCTGTGATCTGTGGGGTCACCTACCTGCTTGCCCAGGGCTGA
- the LOC121934744 gene encoding pulmonary surfactant-associated protein C-like, with the protein MEKEEEMEVVTKQMLLQEPLTVMDHRPPEPPEPGCCPCCGCCSCCDCCGCCDSCPSIPGLGGGCPGCGGCCPGCGGCCPGCGSCPGCCCCPGCGTCCRMCCCLPCNLPKLLCRLPKLPGCPIHIKRVLIILIVVVLIVVIIVGVLLMGLYVTQAHTETVLQMTIEGHGGKESWLDLPTDMEEVATFQVDDGIRGPAAVTYDFNKLLIGYKPWHGEACYITRMDKENVQGLDNIFNEFQAKSSFRSLPPKEEGMHLRALVDRSSLGTTLNILCSHVPIFWA; encoded by the exons atggagaaggaggaggagatggaagttGTCACAAAGCAGATGCTGCTTCAAGAACCACTGACGGTGATG GACCATCGTCCCCCAGAACCTCCAGAACCTGGCTGCTGCCCTTGTTgcggctgctgcagctgctgcgaCTGTTGCGGCTGTTGCGACAGCTGTCCATCAATACCTGGCCTTGGAGGCGGCTGCCCTGGCTGCGGAGGCTGCTGTCCTGGATGCGGCGGTTGCTGCCCCGGGTGCGGTTCCTGCCCAGGCTGTTGCTGCTGCCCGGGTTGTGGCACTTGCTGCCGGATGTGCTGCTGCCTGCCCTGCAATCTGCCCAAACTTCTCTGCCGTTTGCCCAAGCTACCCGGCTGCCCAATTCACATCAAGCGAGTCCTGATCATTTTGATTGTCGTCGTCCTTATTGTGGTGATCATTGTGGGAGTACTCCTGATGGGGTTGTATGTCACCCAGGCGCATACTGAGACG GTTTTGCAAATGACCATTGAAGGCCATGGAGGGAAAGAGTCATGGCTGGATCTGCCCACAGATATGGAAGAAGTGGCCACCTTCCAGGTGGATGATGGAATCCgtggccctgctgcagtcacttATGACTTTAACAAG CTGTTGATTGGCTATAAACCTTGGCATGGAGAAGCCTGTTACATCACAAGGATGGATAAGGAGAATGTGCAAGGACTGGACAATATCTTCAATGAATTCCAG GCTAAGTCATCCTTCAGGTCTCTTCCACCGAAGGAGGAGGGCATGCACCTTAGAGCCTTGGTGGATCGATCCAGCTTGGGAACCACGCTTAACATCCTCTGCAGCCATGTCCCCATCTTCTGGGCTTAG